The sequence below is a genomic window from Candidatus Saccharimonadales bacterium.
TTGACGCTAATAGTAGGGTTGAGAAGTCCGCTGCCAGCTGGAATCGTCGCTGCGGGGTTTGAAGCCACACACGGCTTCACTACCTGAGGCGAATATTTACGGAGGGCTGCGTAAGCAATATTGCTGGCTTTGGCCTGTGTCCTTGCAGCCCCGCCGTCCTGAAGGATAACCGTATATAGTTGATACCCGGTAGCCAAAAAGGCCACCGCAACAAACAAGGTGACTAATAACTCAACGGCAGTGAATCCAGATTCGGTGTATGTAGGTAATTTCATTGGTGTTTACTCATTATTTTACGAACAACATTGTCTTTCTCGGTACGATAATAGAGGTTAAAACGTATACACCCTCCATTAAAACATACATTATTACTCGAATCGATCGGTTCGTATACGTATTTACTGATTGTCGTCATGCTATTGACGGTTGCTGCTACTTCGGCGGCGCAGGCGCTCGCACACATAAAATCAAGGTTGCTGCCCGTGCCTAATATTTTTTCGGTTCCAGGAAGAAGTTCTTGGAGATAGCCACCACTGACGGATGTGGGTACAAATCCTGCCTTTGTAAATCCTAACGCATGGAACATTTCATTAATTCCAGGATATTCGCTTTTATTGATATAAGCCGAAGTCGCACGAGGGTTGCCATTGGCGTATCGAATTTCTAATCCCCTTGCGATAACTTCCGCATCGGTTGCCCGTTTTTCGTCGCGGGCGTTAACCTGAACGGAACGCAAATTAAATACGACGAGGGTCATTAAGATCACCATAATGGTAATAGTAATGAGGAGCTCGACAAGCGTAAATCCAGCACGACGGTTCATGTTATTAGCATAAGAGGTTTGGTGAATCTAAGCAAGCGTCTTTAAATTTCAAGAGGCTCTTGTTCGATCATAATATGGAACTGATCGCGAACCGCACCTATAATTTCGTCGCGTGCCGCAGCTAGATCAGAATAGCTTTTTGCAGATTCGTTAATAAGGACAAGAGCATTTTTATCGTGTATGTGCATTCCGTGAATGGTTTTGCCCTTTAGTCCGGTTCGCTCAATGAGCCACCCTGTCGGGACTTTAAAACGTCCATCGGACATGTCGTAGGTTGGAATATCGGGATATTCTTTCCGTAGTTCGTTTAACTGCCAATCTTCAACGATCGCGTTCTTAAAAAACGACCCCGTATTTGGAGTAAGCGCTGGGTCGGGGAGTTTATCACTGCGGATAACGGTGACTGCATCGCGGATTGCGTGAGGTGTAAAAATAGTAATGCCGTGAGATTCGAAATAATCTTGGATTGCTTTATAAAATGGCGGTTGGGGTGCGGCTTTGTAAAGTTTAAGGGTAATCGAAGTAATTACGTAACGGCCAGACTCAGTTCCGCGAAAAATACTATGACGGTATGAGAAGCCGCAATCTGCATTGGAAAGAAGCACGAATTGGTTGGTTTGAATGTCGTACGCTTCAACGGATACGAGTGTTTCGGCAATTTCTTGGCCGTACGCGCCCACATTCTGAACAGGGGCGGCGCCTGCGGTTCCTGGAATAGCCGACATCGCCTCTATACCTGAAAGGTTCATGCCGACTGCTCGTTTAACAACTTCGTCCCAGTTTTCACCTGCACCGATTTTTATGGTTGTACCCATTGAATCGTCGGCAATAACTTCAAAACCCGGAATACGATTACGAATAATGATGCCTTGAAATCCTTCATCTCGAACGATAACGTTACTGCCACCGCCAAGTATAAAGATGGGAAGATTTTGCGTATGTGCATTATTGCAAACAACTGCAACATCATCGGCAGTATGGACTTCTGTCATAAACCGAGCGTTGCCGCCTAGTCGCATCGTCGTATAGTTTTTTAGAGGTATATTTGTATGAATATCCATTGGCTTTCATTATAGCCATACATGCGAAAACTTGCTAGGAAGGCACTGCTCTCAGGATTATTACTCTTGTTCAGGGGTGGTTTTTCGTATACGTTCGTAAGCTTTGAGTTCAGTAAGGATGTCATCCATTGTCACTAACGAAGACTCAACCCCTGTAAGCCCTTCGTCGCGTACCTTCTTTTCTAATGTTCGCCGGATAATTTCGGCGATATCTGCGCCACTAAAATCTACTGCATCACTAGATATAGCGCCTATGTCAATATTTTCATCAAAAAGGTTACGTTCTGCAAGGCTGTTAGCTTTTGCTATGTGAATATCAAAAACCTGGTGGCGGCCTTGTTCGTCGGGGAGTTTAACTTCGATGATTCGATCAAGTCGTCCTGGTCGAAG
It includes:
- a CDS encoding type II secretion system protein, translated to MNRRAGFTLVELLITITIMVILMTLVVFNLRSVQVNARDEKRATDAEVIARGLEIRYANGNPRATSAYINKSEYPGINEMFHALGFTKAGFVPTSVSGGYLQELLPGTEKILGTGSNLDFMCASACAAEVAATVNSMTTISKYVYEPIDSSNNVCFNGGCIRFNLYYRTEKDNVVRKIMSKHQ
- the murB gene encoding UDP-N-acetylmuramate dehydrogenase; protein product: MDIHTNIPLKNYTTMRLGGNARFMTEVHTADDVAVVCNNAHTQNLPIFILGGGSNVIVRDEGFQGIIIRNRIPGFEVIADDSMGTTIKIGAGENWDEVVKRAVGMNLSGIEAMSAIPGTAGAAPVQNVGAYGQEIAETLVSVEAYDIQTNQFVLLSNADCGFSYRHSIFRGTESGRYVITSITLKLYKAAPQPPFYKAIQDYFESHGITIFTPHAIRDAVTVIRSDKLPDPALTPNTGSFFKNAIVEDWQLNELRKEYPDIPTYDMSDGRFKVPTGWLIERTGLKGKTIHGMHIHDKNALVLINESAKSYSDLAAARDEIIGAVRDQFHIMIEQEPLEI